A single region of the Pseudomonas mandelii genome encodes:
- a CDS encoding NAD(P)(+) transhydrogenase (Re/Si-specific) subunit beta, protein MSMNLVTTLYLIASICFIQALKGLSHPTTSRRGNLFGMLGMGLAILTTVGLIYKLGAELATAGIGYVIVGLLVGGTAGSIMAKRVEMTKMPELVAFMHSMIGMAAVFIAIAAVVEPQSLGIVKQLGDAIPAGNRLELFLGAAIGAITFSGSVIAFGKLSGKYKFRLFQGAPVQFGGQHKLNLLLGLATLALGITFMLTGNLSAFALMLALAFVLGVLIIIPIGGADMPVVVSMLNSYSGWAAAGIGFSLNNSMLIIAGSLVGSSGAILSYIMCKAMNRSFFNVLLGGFGNTADAAGPAGSKEARPVKSGSADDATFLLTNADTVIIVPGYGLAVARAQHALKELTEKLTHRGVTVKYAIHPVAGRMPGHMNVLLAEAEVPYDQVFEMEDINSEFGQADVVLVLGANDVVNPAAKNDPKSPIAGMPILEAFKAKTIIVNKRSMASGYAGLDNELFYLDKTMMVFGDAKKVIEDMVKAVE, encoded by the coding sequence ATGAGCATGAACCTCGTAACGACGCTGTACTTGATTGCGTCCATCTGCTTCATCCAGGCGCTCAAAGGCCTGTCGCACCCGACCACGTCGCGCCGTGGCAACCTGTTCGGCATGCTCGGCATGGGCCTGGCGATTCTCACTACCGTAGGCCTCATCTATAAGCTGGGCGCTGAGCTGGCCACCGCCGGCATCGGTTATGTCATCGTCGGCCTGCTGGTCGGCGGCACCGCCGGGTCGATCATGGCCAAGCGCGTTGAAATGACCAAGATGCCGGAACTGGTCGCTTTCATGCACAGCATGATCGGTATGGCTGCGGTGTTTATTGCGATCGCGGCGGTCGTTGAGCCGCAATCGTTGGGCATCGTCAAACAGCTCGGTGATGCGATTCCGGCGGGCAACCGTCTGGAACTGTTCCTGGGTGCGGCTATCGGTGCAATCACCTTCTCCGGCTCTGTGATCGCTTTCGGCAAGCTGTCGGGCAAGTACAAGTTTCGCCTGTTTCAGGGCGCACCGGTACAGTTCGGTGGCCAGCACAAGCTGAACCTGTTGCTGGGCCTGGCCACTCTGGCGCTGGGCATCACCTTCATGCTGACCGGCAACCTCAGTGCCTTCGCGCTGATGCTGGCCCTGGCCTTCGTGCTGGGTGTGTTGATCATCATCCCGATCGGCGGGGCCGACATGCCGGTGGTGGTGTCGATGCTTAACAGCTACTCGGGCTGGGCAGCCGCGGGGATCGGCTTCTCGCTGAACAACTCGATGCTGATCATCGCCGGTTCGCTGGTGGGTTCGTCCGGTGCGATCCTCTCGTACATCATGTGCAAGGCGATGAACCGCTCCTTCTTTAATGTGCTGCTCGGTGGTTTCGGCAATACGGCAGACGCGGCTGGCCCGGCCGGTTCGAAAGAAGCCCGCCCGGTTAAATCCGGTTCGGCTGACGACGCGACCTTCCTGCTGACCAACGCCGACACCGTGATCATCGTTCCGGGTTACGGCCTGGCGGTCGCTCGGGCGCAACATGCGCTTAAAGAGTTGACCGAGAAGCTGACCCATCGCGGTGTGACCGTGAAGTACGCGATCCACCCGGTTGCCGGTCGCATGCCTGGCCACATGAACGTGCTGCTGGCCGAGGCCGAAGTGCCTTACGACCAGGTGTTCGAGATGGAAGACATCAACTCCGAGTTCGGTCAGGCCGACGTAGTGCTGGTGCTCGGCGCCAACGACGTGGTCAACCCGGCCGCGAAGAACGACCCGAAATCGCCGATTGCCGGTATGCCGATTCTCGAGGCGTTCAAGGCCAAGACCATCATCGTCAACAAGCGCTCGATGGCCAGCGGTTATGCCGGCCTGGACAACGAACTGTTCTACCTCGACAAAACCATGATGGTCTTCGGCGACGCCAAGAAAGTCATCGAAGACATGGTCAAAGCTGTCGAGTAA
- a CDS encoding acetyl-CoA hydrolase/transferase family protein yields the protein MYRDRIRLPSLLEKVMSAADAAALIQDGMTVGMSGFTRAGEAKAVPHALAERAKITPLKITLMTGASLGNDLDKQLTEAGVLSRRMPFQVDSTLRKAINAGEVMFIDQHLSETVEQLRNQQLTLPDIAVIEAVAITEQGHIVPTTSVGNSASFAIFAKQVIVEINLAHNPNLEGLHDIYIPTYRPTRTPIPLVKVDDRIGSTAIPIPPEKIVAIVITNQSDSPSTVLPPDVDTQAIADHLIDFFKQEVAAGRMTNKLGPLQAGIGTIANSVMCGLIDSPFEDLTMYSEVLQDSTFDLIDAGKLSFASGSSITLSSRRNADVFGNLERYKDKLVLRPQEISNHPEVVRRLGIIGINTALEFDLYGNVNSTHVCGTRMMNGIGGSGDFARNAHLAIFVTKSIAKGGAISSVVPMVSHVDHTEHDVDILVTEIGLADLRGLAPRERARVIIDNCVHPDYRQALDDYFTSACALGGHTPHILRDALRWHINLEETGRMLAV from the coding sequence ATGTACCGTGATCGTATTCGCTTGCCTTCGTTGTTGGAAAAGGTGATGAGCGCCGCTGACGCTGCCGCTCTGATTCAGGACGGCATGACCGTCGGCATGAGTGGTTTCACTCGCGCTGGCGAAGCCAAAGCCGTCCCCCACGCATTGGCCGAGCGCGCCAAAATCACCCCGCTGAAAATCACGTTGATGACCGGCGCCAGTCTGGGCAATGACCTCGATAAACAGCTCACCGAAGCCGGCGTACTGTCGCGACGCATGCCATTCCAGGTTGATAGCACTTTGCGCAAGGCGATTAACGCCGGCGAAGTGATGTTCATTGACCAGCATCTCTCGGAAACCGTGGAGCAATTGCGCAACCAGCAACTCACGCTGCCGGACATCGCCGTGATTGAGGCCGTGGCGATCACCGAGCAGGGCCATATCGTGCCGACCACCTCGGTTGGCAACTCGGCCAGCTTCGCGATTTTCGCCAAACAGGTGATCGTCGAGATCAACCTCGCGCACAACCCGAATCTCGAAGGTCTACACGACATCTATATCCCGACCTATCGCCCGACTCGTACACCGATTCCGCTGGTAAAGGTTGACGATCGCATTGGCAGCACCGCCATCCCCATCCCGCCGGAAAAGATTGTCGCGATCGTGATCACCAACCAGTCCGACTCGCCCTCCACTGTCCTGCCGCCGGACGTCGACACCCAAGCCATTGCCGATCACCTGATCGACTTCTTCAAGCAAGAAGTGGCTGCCGGGCGCATGACCAACAAACTCGGCCCGTTGCAGGCCGGGATCGGCACCATCGCCAACTCGGTAATGTGCGGCCTGATCGACTCGCCATTCGAAGACCTGACCATGTATTCCGAGGTGCTGCAGGACTCGACCTTCGACCTGATCGACGCCGGCAAGCTGAGTTTTGCGTCAGGTAGCTCGATCACCCTGTCGAGCCGGCGCAACGCCGACGTCTTCGGCAACCTCGAGCGCTATAAGGACAAACTGGTCCTGCGGCCACAGGAAATCTCGAACCACCCGGAAGTCGTGCGGCGCCTGGGCATCATCGGCATCAACACCGCTCTGGAGTTCGACCTGTACGGCAACGTCAACTCTACCCATGTCTGCGGCACACGCATGATGAATGGCATCGGCGGTTCCGGGGACTTTGCGCGCAACGCGCACCTGGCAATCTTCGTGACCAAATCCATCGCCAAGGGTGGCGCGATCTCCAGCGTGGTGCCGATGGTCAGCCACGTCGACCATACCGAGCATGACGTCGACATCCTGGTGACGGAGATTGGCCTGGCCGACCTGCGTGGCCTGGCACCACGGGAGCGAGCACGGGTGATCATCGACAACTGTGTGCACCCGGACTATCGCCAGGCGCTGGATGACTACTTTACGTCGGCCTGCGCATTGGGCGGGCACACCCCGCATATCCTGCGCGATGCCCTGCGCTGGCACATCAACCTGGAAGAAACCGGACGAATGCTGGCGGTCTGA
- a CDS encoding NAD(P) transhydrogenase subunit alpha, which translates to MEELISPGIYNLIIFVLAIYVGYHVVWNVTPALHTPLMAVTNAISAIVIVGAMLAAALTVTPLGKTMGTLAVALAAVNVFGGFLVTRRMLEMFKKKAPKVKEEAPK; encoded by the coding sequence ATGGAAGAGCTTATCTCCCCCGGTATCTACAACCTGATCATCTTCGTGCTGGCGATTTATGTCGGTTATCACGTGGTCTGGAACGTAACGCCTGCATTGCACACCCCCCTGATGGCAGTCACCAACGCCATCTCGGCGATTGTCATCGTCGGCGCCATGCTGGCCGCCGCGTTGACCGTGACGCCACTGGGCAAAACCATGGGCACCCTCGCCGTGGCGCTGGCCGCGGTAAACGTGTTCGGTGGTTTCCTGGTCACCCGCAGAATGCTTGAGATGTTCAAGAAAAAAGCCCCGAAAGTAAAAGAAGAGGCGCCCAAGTAA
- a CDS encoding DUF1127 domain-containing protein, which translates to MERTLSSELFFEDTAAKTQASMPLRVIANLMLWQRRISSRHQLARLDSRLLADAGISEAQRYEELSKPFWR; encoded by the coding sequence ATGGAACGTACACTCAGTTCCGAACTGTTCTTCGAAGATACCGCTGCAAAAACCCAGGCTTCCATGCCTCTTCGCGTTATTGCCAACCTGATGCTGTGGCAGCGCCGCATCTCCAGCCGCCATCAACTGGCTCGTCTGGATTCGCGTCTGCTGGCTGATGCCGGGATTAGCGAAGCACAACGCTACGAAGAGCTGAGCAAGCCGTTCTGGCGCTAA